A region of Procambarus clarkii isolate CNS0578487 chromosome 48, FALCON_Pclarkii_2.0, whole genome shotgun sequence DNA encodes the following proteins:
- the LOC138351161 gene encoding G protein-regulated inducer of neurite outgrowth 1-like produces the protein MARLKRTKLWRHNSVRGYTSFFGKFSLKNILCHLRPKRSQDRHCLPAKLVNQSPMLSRSHSVRDVLSAPVRGVQPASVTDGQRAFIRAHPPLCRQLALVREKQTFSVREKQPVSVREKQTASVREKQTSSVREKQPVSVREKQTASGRDGQLSSVSYMQPRVQPASVRYAQPATVRLAQPASVRYTQPAPVKIAQPAPMRLAQPAPMRLAQPAPVRFGQPTPVRLAQPASVRYAQPASVRFGQPAPVCDQPSPVRYLQPHVVREKQPVSVREKQTASVREKQTASVREKQTASVREKQTASVREKQPVSVREKQPVSGREKQPVSVREKQTASVREKQPVSVREKQPVSVREKQTASGRDGQLSSVSYMQPRVQIASVRYAQPATVRLAQPASVRYAQPAPVRFGQPAPVRFGQPAPVCDQPSPVRYLQPHVDLASERYTQPASVTFGQPPVKDVQPASVRRVLPASQRDWQPASRTGFQTASGRAFQPASGRGFQPASGRGVQSASMRRVLPASQGGVQPASGRRAACFCERRAIFFNKVRTAFNEDLMRDVQPASGRDVQPASGRDVQPASGRDVQSASGRDVQSASGRRVLPASQGDVQPASGRGFQPDSVRGVQPDSVRRVLPASQGDGQPASQGDGQPALQGDGQPASGRRAACFCERQASFFNKVQPSMRI, from the coding sequence ATGGCGAGACTGAAAAGAACTAAGTTATGGAGACACAACTCTGTGAGAGGTTATACAAGTTTCTTCGGGAAATTCTCCCTCAAGAACATTCTTTGCCATCTTAGGCCCAAGAGGTCGCAAGATCGCCATTGTCTTCCGGCAAAGTTGGTGAATCAGTCGCCCATGCTCTCAAGGTCTCATTCAGTGAGAGACGTCTTGTCTGCTCCAGTGAGAGGCGTCCAGCCTGCTTCAGTCACAGATGGACAGCGTGCTTTCATCCGCGCCCATCCTCCTTTATGCAGACAGCTTGCTTTAGTGAGGGAAAAGCAGACTTTTTCAGTGAGAGAAAAGCAGCCAGTTTCAGTGAGAGAAAAGCAGACTGCTTCAGTGAGGGAAAAGCAGACTTCTTCAGTGAGAGAAAAGCAGCCAGTTTCAGTGAGGGAAAAGCAGACTGCTTCAGGGAGAGACGGACAGCTTAGTTCAGTAAGCTACATGCAGCCCCGTGTACAGCCTGCTTCAGTAAGATACGCCCAGCCTGCTACAGTGAGATTAGCACAGCCTGCTTCGGTAAGGTACACACAGCCTGCTCCAGTAAAAATCGCCCAGCCTGCTCCAATGAGATTAGCACAGCCTGCTCCAATGAGATTAGCACAGCCTGCTCCAGTAAGATTCGGCCAGCCAACTCCAGTGAGATTAGCACAGCCTGCTTCGGTAAGGTACGCACAGCCGGCTTCAGTAAGATTCGGTCAGCCTGCTCCAGTATGTGATCAGCCTTCTCCAGTAAGATACTTGCAGCCCCATGTAGTGAGAGAAAAGCAGCCAGTTTCAGTGAGAGAAAAGCAGACTGCTTCAGTGAGAGAAAAGCAGACTGCTTCAGTGAGAGAAAAGCAGACTGCTTCAGTGAGAGAAAAGCAGACTGCTTCAGTGAGGGAAAAGCAGCCAGTTTCAGTGAGGGAAAAGCAGCCAGTTTCAGGGAGAGAAAAGCAGCCAGTTTCAGTGAGGGAAAAGCAGACTGCTTCAGTGAGGGAAAAGCAGCCAGTTTCAGTGAGGGAAAAGCAGCCAGTTTCAGTGAGGGAAAAGCAGACTGCTTCAGGGAGAGACGGACAGCTTAGTTCAGTAAGCTACATGCAGCCCCGTGTACAGATTGCTTCAGTAAGATACGCCCAGCCTGCTACAGTGAGATTAGCACAGCCTGCTTCGGTAAGGTACGCACAGCCTGCTCCAGTAAGATTCGGCCAGCCTGCTCCAGTAAGATTCGGCCAGCCTGCTCCAGTGTGTGATCAGCCTTCTCCAGTAAGATACTTGCAGCCCCATGTAGACCTTGCTTCAGAAAGATACACGCAGCCTGCTTCAGTAACTTTTGGACAGCCTCCAGTGAAAGACGTTCAGCCTGCTTCAGTGAGGCGAGTCCTACCTGCTTCTCAAAGAGACTGGCAGCCTGCTTCAAGGACAGGCTTTCAGACTGCTTCAGGGAGGGCCTTTCAGCCTGCTTCAGGGAGGGGCTTTCAGCCTGCTTCAGGGAGAGGCGTGCAGTCTGCTTCAATGAGGCGAGTCCTACCTGCTTCACAAGGAGGCGTGCAGCCTGCTTCGGGGAGACGGGCAGCCTGCTTTTGTGAGAGACGAGCAATTTTCTTCAATAAGGTACGTACAGCCTTCAATGAGGATTTAATGAGAGACGTGCAGCCTGCTTCAGGGAGAGACGTGCAGCCTGCTTCAGGGAGAGACGTGCAGCCTGCTTCAGGGAGAGACGTGCAGTCTGCTTCAGGGAGAGACGTGCAGTCTGCTTCAGGGAGGCGAGTCCTACCTGCTTCACAAGGAGATGTGCAGCCTGCTTCAGGGAGAGGCTTTCAGCCTGATTCAGTGAGAGGCGTGCAGCCTGATTCAGTGAGGCGAGTCCTACCTGCTTCACAAGGAGACGGCCAGCCTGCTTCACAAGGAGACGGCCAGCCTGCTTTACAAGGAGACGGCCAGCCTGCTTCGGGGAGACGGGCAGCCTGCTTTTGTGAGAGACAAGCAAGTTTCTTCAATAAGGTACAGCCTTCAATGAGGATTTAA